The proteins below come from a single Micromonospora citrea genomic window:
- a CDS encoding ABC transporter substrate-binding protein, with amino-acid sequence MSAARRPLSPAGAAPGRRRVLAALLGAPVLAAGGLTGCSEEQAAPTETGPIELSVFWYGGAKRAELTERVLRLYTDRNPRVGFRITWQGVDGYHDRLATQAAGGNVPDLIQLDDGMLAEYARREIVLDLSEYVADHRLDVRTLPPGLLRYGQVDGRTVGVAAGQTAAALVLNRTLLRRLGVPEPDAGISWPEYVAWARRVTRASDGRVAGTMDASGDYRAFWHWLRGRGGDLYRGRQLGFDAEALAEWFELWRDARSGRATPSAALVEQADSDVPARQLVVTGAAAASFAWSHQLPELQRLTDAELGLAVLPGPVAAQWARASMYWAGFHGTRHPAVVADVINFLTGNGEAGAVLGHDRGLNPSLAVRRYVEGTITEPAQKRAAAFGAALADRLGPAPGPPPQGHPRVRALLLEAAETVRSGAAGTWAAASRFMARAEAALAG; translated from the coding sequence GTGTCCGCCGCCCGCCGCCCGCTGTCCCCCGCCGGGGCGGCCCCGGGCCGGCGGCGGGTGCTCGCCGCGCTGCTCGGGGCGCCGGTGCTCGCGGCCGGCGGGCTGACCGGGTGCAGCGAGGAGCAGGCGGCGCCGACGGAGACCGGCCCGATCGAGCTGTCGGTCTTCTGGTACGGCGGGGCGAAGCGCGCCGAGCTCACCGAACGGGTGCTGCGCCTCTACACCGACCGCAACCCCCGCGTCGGCTTCCGGATCACCTGGCAGGGCGTCGACGGCTACCACGACCGGCTGGCCACCCAGGCTGCGGGCGGCAACGTGCCGGACCTGATCCAGCTCGACGACGGCATGCTGGCCGAGTACGCCCGGCGCGAGATCGTCCTCGACCTCAGCGAGTACGTCGCCGACCACCGGCTGGACGTGCGCACCCTGCCTCCGGGCCTGCTCCGCTACGGGCAGGTCGACGGGCGCACGGTGGGCGTCGCCGCGGGGCAGACGGCCGCCGCGCTGGTGCTCAACCGCACGCTGCTGCGCCGGCTGGGCGTGCCGGAACCGGACGCCGGGATCTCCTGGCCGGAGTACGTCGCCTGGGCGCGGCGGGTCACCCGGGCCAGCGACGGACGGGTGGCCGGCACGATGGACGCGTCGGGCGACTACCGCGCGTTCTGGCACTGGCTGCGCGGCCGGGGCGGCGATCTCTACCGGGGCCGGCAGCTCGGGTTCGACGCCGAGGCGCTGGCCGAGTGGTTCGAGCTGTGGCGGGACGCCCGGTCCGGCCGGGCCACCCCGAGCGCCGCCCTGGTCGAGCAGGCCGACAGCGACGTGCCCGCCCGGCAGTTGGTGGTCACCGGCGCCGCGGCCGCCTCCTTCGCCTGGTCGCACCAGCTCCCGGAACTGCAGCGGCTCACCGACGCCGAACTCGGCCTGGCCGTCCTGCCCGGCCCGGTGGCGGCGCAGTGGGCGCGGGCGTCGATGTACTGGGCGGGCTTCCACGGCACCCGGCACCCCGCGGTGGTGGCCGACGTGATCAACTTCCTCACCGGCAACGGCGAGGCGGGCGCCGTGCTCGGCCACGACCGCGGGCTCAACCCCAGCCTCGCCGTCCGCCGCTACGTCGAGGGCACCATCACCGAGCCGGCGCAGAAACGCGCGGCGGCGTTCGGCGCCGCGCTGGCCGACCGGCTGGGGCCGGCGCCCGGCCCGCCGCCGCAGGGCCACCCGCGCGTGCGCGCGCTGCTGCTGGAGGCCGCCGAGACCGTCCGCAGCGGGGCGGCCGGGACCTGGGCGGCGGCGTCGCGCTTCATGGCCCGGGCGGAGGCCGCGCTCGCCGGGTGA
- a CDS encoding SigE family RNA polymerase sigma factor, whose amino-acid sequence MRDATSFDEFYRSTSRRMLRYGHAVAGDHAEAQDLVQEAYARAWRQWGRLTTHPAPEAWLRLVIARLATDRWRRLHGWRSMLSRTGPPEPVPPPSEDGVLLAGALRRLPAVQRQALALHYLLDMSVQDIARETQVPTGTVKSWLARGRARLAALLPDLDEELEANDVA is encoded by the coding sequence ATGAGGGACGCGACGAGTTTCGACGAGTTCTACCGGAGCACCTCACGACGGATGCTCCGCTACGGCCACGCGGTCGCCGGCGACCACGCCGAGGCCCAGGACCTGGTGCAGGAGGCGTACGCCCGGGCCTGGCGGCAGTGGGGCCGGCTGACCACCCACCCGGCGCCGGAGGCCTGGCTGCGCTTGGTGATCGCGCGGCTCGCCACCGACCGGTGGCGCCGGCTGCACGGCTGGCGCTCGATGCTCAGCCGGACGGGGCCACCCGAGCCGGTGCCGCCGCCGAGCGAGGACGGCGTGCTGCTGGCGGGCGCGCTGCGCCGACTGCCGGCCGTCCAGCGGCAGGCGCTGGCCCTGCACTACCTCCTCGACATGTCGGTGCAGGACATCGCCCGGGAGACGCAGGTGCCCACCGGCACCGTGAAGTCCTGGTTGGCGCGGGGGCGGGCACGGCTGGCAGCGCTGCTGCCCGACCTCGACGAGGAGTTGGAGGCGAACGATGTCGCGTGA
- a CDS encoding phosphoribosylaminoimidazolesuccinocarboxamide synthase, translating to MELLHSGKVRDVYADGDDLILVASDRISIYDVVLPTPIPDKGKLLTALSLWWFEQLSDLVPNHVISATDVPAEFAGRAIRCRRLEMVPVECVARGYLTGGGLKEYQRTGAVSGVELPRGLVEASILPEPIFTPSTKAPVGEHDEPITFAEVVDKVGAETAERLRQITIDVYRRGAELAADRGILVADTKIELGWAADGTLTVGDELLTSDSSRFWPAESYQPGRAQFSYDKQYVRDWAVESGWNKQAPAPEVPAEVVEATRARYVDVYEKLTGNRWD from the coding sequence GTGGAACTTCTGCACTCGGGCAAGGTCCGGGACGTCTACGCCGACGGCGACGACCTGATCCTGGTCGCCTCCGACCGCATCTCGATCTACGACGTGGTGCTGCCGACGCCGATCCCCGACAAGGGCAAGTTGCTCACCGCGCTGTCCCTGTGGTGGTTCGAGCAGCTGTCCGACCTGGTGCCGAACCACGTCATCTCGGCCACCGACGTGCCGGCGGAGTTCGCGGGCCGGGCGATCCGCTGCCGGCGGCTGGAGATGGTTCCCGTGGAGTGCGTCGCCCGGGGCTACCTGACCGGCGGCGGCCTGAAGGAGTATCAGCGCACCGGCGCGGTCTCCGGCGTGGAGCTGCCGCGCGGCCTGGTCGAGGCGTCCATCCTGCCCGAGCCGATCTTCACCCCGTCGACCAAGGCGCCGGTGGGGGAGCACGACGAGCCCATCACCTTCGCCGAGGTGGTCGACAAGGTCGGCGCCGAGACCGCCGAGCGGCTGCGGCAGATCACCATCGACGTCTACCGCCGGGGGGCCGAGCTGGCCGCCGACCGGGGAATCCTGGTCGCCGACACCAAGATCGAGCTGGGCTGGGCGGCCGACGGCACCCTGACGGTCGGCGACGAGCTGCTCACCTCCGACTCGTCCCGGTTCTGGCCGGCGGAGTCGTACCAGCCGGGCCGGGCGCAGTTCTCCTACGACAAGCAGTACGTGCGCGACTGGGCGGTGGAGAGCGGCTGGAACAAGCAGGCCCCGGCGCCCGAGGTGCCGGCCGAGGTGGTCGAGGCGACCAGGGCCCGCTACGTCGACGTCTACGAGAAGCTCACCGGCAACCGCTGGGACTGA
- a CDS encoding SigE family RNA polymerase sigma factor, whose product MQPTFEEFVTARGAALLRFALMLTGDRHQAEDLVQSVLAKAYVRWARVAEMSRPEAYLKRVLVNENLRWWRRLSSRELPVAAPADGAAGPDDAGSHAAREAAWALLRRLPSRQRAVLVLRYYEDLSDTQIAEVLGCAPATVRSQATRALATLRATVPTIDREALP is encoded by the coding sequence ATGCAGCCGACGTTCGAGGAGTTCGTGACCGCCCGCGGGGCAGCCCTGCTGCGGTTCGCGCTGATGCTCACCGGGGACCGGCACCAGGCCGAGGACCTGGTGCAGTCGGTGCTGGCCAAGGCGTACGTGCGGTGGGCGCGGGTGGCGGAGATGAGCCGGCCCGAGGCGTACCTCAAGCGGGTCCTGGTCAACGAGAACCTGCGCTGGTGGCGGCGGCTCTCCTCGCGCGAGCTGCCGGTCGCCGCCCCCGCTGACGGGGCGGCCGGCCCGGACGACGCCGGCAGCCACGCGGCGCGCGAGGCCGCCTGGGCGCTGTTGCGCCGGCTGCCGAGCCGCCAGCGGGCGGTGCTCGTGCTGCGCTACTACGAGGACCTCTCCGACACCCAGATCGCGGAGGTCCTCGGCTGCGCCCCGGCCACTGTGCGGTCGCAGGCGACGCGGGCCCTCGCCACGCTTCGGGCCACGGTGCCCACGATCGATCGGGAGGCGCTGCCATGA